The Vigna unguiculata cultivar IT97K-499-35 chromosome 1, ASM411807v1, whole genome shotgun sequence nucleotide sequence GAAATCTACTATTCTAGCTTAAGAGAGaatttttagcttaagcgagatcagtctaacTTAAGCGAGAGATTTTAGCTTAAGTGAGATcaatctagcttaagcgagaatttctagctgaAGCGAGAACAACAGAATTTCACTTTGCTCTGTTCgaattttagcttaagcgagaccagtctagcttaagcgagatcagtctagcttaaacGAGAATTTCTAACTTAAGCGATAATTgctacaaattttaatttcttacttTAACTTGTGATTGACTtagttaatgttaaaaatatgatgtatgaagctatgcatgaatgatgtgagatttttttaaaacctgTACTTGATGTGTGAAGCATGGGATGATAATTATTTTGAGATAACATGTGGAATGTTGATGAtgaaagagtttcaagggaaattcttgGTGATGGTGTGGTTAGTGTATGCCTTGATATAAGAGATATCTAGATAAAGAAAGGTAttttgaactctaataatcattcacaCTCATATATAGTAGAATGAATTATGTGGTAAGAGTGGCAGGAGatcctagtcttgggacgtgTTTGAGCCCAAGGCATAatgggattaaccttgtgtgtggttgggtgataaccctttGTGTTTAGACTCTgtagagtttagaaaccagcacaagtgcatacttcctttagaattctatatcaagcgCATAATCCAGATAATCGAGTCAAGAGTCCATTAATTATTTAGATGAAGATAAGTATGTGAATTATTCTTTGGTTGTATGTTGCTTGTGTTTCATAACTTGTTTATTTAactgttaaaaattattttcactagcttaccctttctctcTGTGTCTGTGTTCTTTGTTTGGCTTTTCCTATTTGCGATGTTCACCAAatccttggtgtgagcagatgtggagacTCTCGGTGATCGTGATCTTGGCTGAGATGTTGTTGTTTAGTTAGGCTCCTTGGATTCTTTGCTGCTCATTGTTGAGCCTTTCTCCTTATGAACTGCTGTTTTAATTTCCTTGCTCTGGGAGTAACCTTTTGTTAATTGTTTCATGTTTACTCTATGTTCAACGCATTGTGTTGTGCCTTTGGGTAATCTTTTCAGTATATTATGGATAACTCTAATGGTTGATCCTTATATACTTTATGTCGATGCtctattttatactataaacatgtgacattttaatttattagatttattctattaaattgaGACGTTACACAAGAAGTTCTCTACAATGATTGCATATCTTGGATTTCGTTATAGTGATTATGACTCTTCTTTGTTTTTGAAGATTACTTCTCAGGGTTGTATTACTcgttatatgttgatgacacaATAATCACTAAAGACGACATATGAGATTGTAGAGTTAAAATTGgaattccaaaatatttttaaatgaatgatTTAATTCGTCTTTGTCATTTTGGGGATTGAAGTTTCACATTCCTATAAAGCTTAGTCATTATTCTATAAGATATTTGCCTTTCTAGTACTTGAACATTTGACTTCCCTATTAAGGTGGTCTTGTGAATGGAATCAATGAGTGTTGGGGGTGAATCAGAGACATTGGGTGAATTTCATACATATAAGATAAATCAAGACAAAATAAGTGTCAAATTCATctcaaaattgaataaatttgtaGACTTATCAACTCCTAACCACCATGCCAGTGAGGCAATTGGCCATGCAATAAGGACACAGTTCAGAGGCCCATACCATCATTATAAGGTGGTCCAAGAAGATGTTCAACTTAAATGGTGGATATACATTAaggtaataaaatatattttttatcaattacgATATTATATAACACTTATCactttatattttctatttttgtagaCCCATATTACTTGGGCACCTGAGCATGAGTAGCATATTCAAAAGGTGTATGAGGTAAAAGTTAGAAAATGCCTTTCTGATACGTTCACCAAAGCTAGGACCAAAATGAAGAAACCTAGTTGGATGGGTGAAAATGCTTGGACTTAGTTGCTCGAATATTAGGAGAGTAAAGAGCTTAAAGACATATCCTctcataataaaacaaaatagagCTTCAGCTAGCATTGAAGCACTACATTCTACAGGACACAAATCTAACCTTAAGATTGCATTGAGACTCGTAAGTTTTCTTTAACACGTGTACCGAATTTGCTTACATTATTGAACATTCTATATGAATGACGATATAATCTTACTAATTGTATAACTTTTCTTAGGAGCGTAAACATGGTCGTCATGTGAATGCAAATGAGTTGTTTCTTGTCATTCATAAGAAGATACTTGGGGAGATACATGTGCTCGTGAAACATATGTAAGTTGCTGATAATTGGTTTAGTTTACTTTTTTCTACACAATTCTAACACTCTTAAACTATTAAGAATGAATAGGAGACATATCATCAATATGTGCGGGATAGTGAAGACAAATAGTTCACAGgaaccacaacaacaacaaagattCAATGCTAGAAAGATGTTGTTAGAAGGAAAAGTAAAGGCAGAGCTTATGGCATTGGGGACTTGGCTTTGGGGACTTGGTTGCCAACATTCATTATGGTGTGTCATCCCTCACTTAACCTTTTACTTTAGCTGCACAATTCATCCAACATAGGGATAATTGCTTGAGACATAGAGGCTTTTAGAAGaagtaaaaaaattcattatgaGTGTTGATGAAACTAATAAGAAATATGCTCTTGTTCAAGAATAATTGAGTTTGATCAAGCAACAATTAGCCATGATGTTGGAGAAACAGGCTGCAAACACTTTAATAGACACCAGTCACGTGCATCCATATTATGATGAAGACTTGGATGGGCCCATCCTTTAAAGATGGTAcatctttgtttttgttcaaattgtgtatacactttttaaaaatatactttcttaattataatatagGATACTCGTAAAATGGCTTTAGAAATCATTCTcttacattttagttttttattttttaggtttCAATGCAATCCTTCTCTCTTCCATTGTGGATTGTAGCTTAGATGTGGCTGCTACTAGGTTCTATAGGCTAAGTAGTAAAATTTAGAATGTAATGCCAATGTGACTGTAATGATAATGTCATTGGACTTGTCTATTTGGATCTTAGACTTATGGATTTTGTGTGACTATTgcaatttaatgtaattaaaggCACAATGTACTCAATTATGTTTGCAATTTCAATTCTAAACGAATGAAATGATATCCTAGATTGTTAGATTGCTTTGTTTGGATGCAGGTTTTGGGATATGCCTAGAAATAGTTATTTCATATCTAAATTCGCAGGAATTTGCGTCGACCAAGCCCACACTACACCGATGCTAatgatttaacttttaaatactTTGTGTCGACTAACCCCAAGTTACACCCACTCGAATGTGTTAAATTCTCTTTGTTTGCATCGTCCAGACCGACAAaagttgttttaaatattttatttattttaatcatgtgtGGGCTTGGCCCACACATAAgaaatgattattatattttttatacattttcgTCAGTTAAGTCGATGATAAACAATATAGCAAATCTTTGTTTCCATTTGGTCAGTGCAAACAAACTTTGCATTCAGATTATTTGTGTGATCCCCTTACCGTTACTGAATTGACGCCATCTTCTTCCTATCATTGATTTATACTTAATGACGTCCCCTTTTAGCCGACGCCAAAAACTTATATTCTTGTAGTGtaatattagaaattatattcTCTCCTTTTATTGTGTCCTTATGCTTAGTTTTATTGTTGTCACAATCATCTTTGAATCCTTTATTATATTACGGTTCATTATCTATATGTAACTTGATAGAAGAttatcccaagattccatacaagaagaacttgaaaatgaacatttacaatttaaaggacctatgacaagggtaAAGAGCAAGAAATTGGAAGATCAAATCTATTAAAGGCTCTTGATGCTACAAGCAATCTGAAAttcaaagaatatgaagattatggcttgaagcacatttgaaggataatttttaggaaaattagtttatgttttttagactttggactttcttttataaattaatttatatttttatgtttttggacgTCTTCTTGTATGGTTTTTAGGTttgcttaaacttatgtgcctatatataAAGGTATCAAAAACTAATATAGatacttttagtcatatattgaatttaattttattaaagagaatattctttttattcttgGTTTAGGCTTCccgttcttatcaaagattaacatctttgtgatAAATCTTCAATTGACTTATCAAtatgctagattgtggcgtaaTTTTgagttcaataaatatatatatatatatatatatatatatatatttatattatgtacGATGACGTTGGTATGGTTGAAAGTTTCACTGGTTTTCAAATTTGTTCATTTTCAAACATAAAACTATTAGGTTGTCAAATTTCtcaataacaattaaaattataaaaatcatttaaattaacTTAACTTTTCCattacaaaacataaataaaataaaaaacaagaaaacaattaataatcattaattgAACCATAACTATTCATTAAATAGAAAGATTACATGTCCATCACGTGACCTTACTATACTACACTCTAAAATTTGGTACTTCAGTCTGCACTCTAAATTTGGTACTTCAGATTTATAGTACACTTTTGAAATTTGGTACTTCAATCTTATCTTTAAAAACGTTCCTGATAGATTTAATAACTCGTGAAAGTTTTCAAACTTTTACAGATATAAACAAAAGAGTATACATATTCATTTGAAttcaaaatgaagaagaagatgaaaaagtaaaagaaacgTTACATACCCTTGCACAGTAAATGAGCCGTTGCACACAGAAATAATGAACCCTAACAGAGTTGTGCCATTTGTTCTCCATGCAAACAGAAAGGGACAAAACCCCACCTCACGCTATGTAAATTCATAATTGACCCTTCACACGTATTTTACTACCAAACAAGTATGAGCAACTGAAGCCAgctttttttccctttctttacATAACTTTATTTGTAATGCTCACTATTCTTTCCCTTTCTTCACTTTGTTTCTTAACGCGTTAAAAGATGCTTATTGAAGAAAGTGCATTGCAATGTACTTAGAACACGTATGAAGGCGTTAACTTCAAGGGAACCCTTCCTTCTATAAATTGAGATGAGAGGAAATGTGCATTCTCACATCACACACTCACAGTTTCAGAGAGTGAGAAAAAGGTTTAGAGTTATTCCAATGGCCACTCTTGTTCTTCATCATCAAACTTCTCCTGCTCAAGATGCTGAGGCTCTTCATCAAGCTTTCAAAGGTTTTCACAAACTTATaccattttaattatttgtttgtcTGTTCTATGTTTGATGTTTCTAACTCTTAATTATATAACATAACTAGTTCATTTGATCTTGAATTTATCTTCTTCCTGCTACATCTTCtcattagttaattaattttcttttgtttattgttGAGGAGTTTTTTtgttacttatattttattatgatgggAATATAAAGTTGAACCACTTCAGACATTCTTGATATGCCAAAGCTATTGGCAGATGTCTACATTCCTATCAATGTTTCTTATTGTTCTAATTATTTCTGTTTTAAATTAGCAGGGAGAGAATGATACTCTTtttgttgaataaaaaaaataaaagttttcttgatttttaattttattttctttctcttctgtACCATGATACACCTTGGAACAAGAGTGAATAATGAAGTACTCAGTACACTTGAAACTTGTGCCAACCGAGTGAAGCGAAAAAGCTGAGTTACTGGAaagtgaaatattattattattattattattattattattattattaaaaaaaaaaacatatgtcAATATGAGAAGATCAACATTAATCTAACTCAACTCATGTAgaattgtgttttctttttcggtttttttaagaataaagtAATAAAGACATTTAAAGTTGATACagatcattttataatttttgtacagaatgattttttttttcaaattaaataatgacataatgcacatgcacacacatataactttatttatttatatatatatatatatatatatatatataatgttttattatttcatattagaGATAAGGGCattgatttattttcttaatttgaaaaactaaaaaagtttttacaattaaaaaataataataattcaaaagaaatattaaaaatttgtccTGTTCCTGTAAATGCAGTCccaaataagaaatataaatctgattagaatatatatattttatagaatgAAAACACAAGtgataagataatatatttCCAAGACATTGGAATTATTGAACATTCTTTaataaatgtaagaaaaaacAACCTATAGTCCTTGTTATAAAATACCAATACAGGAATTGCGTGTCACtacaaattctttaattttcgTCTGACATGACATACAAACATACAATGTGAACAAAATCGTTTTCTTTGACTTTGTTCTAAACAACAGTGAACTCGGTGAATACATAAcactataattttttgtttaattagacTGTACACAGAATTATATTATACCAATATAGCGTCAAGCTAATTAAACTTCATATCAAACATCTTATACTCTTGTTACTCATGACAACCATCGTCCCTTTAAGGATTGCTacagttttgttattttttgaagaTGTGTTGTGTGAGCATGCAGATTTAACTGTGACAATTAATGAATACGATGACATGATACCTTAAAAACGACATAACACTGTTTTTAATGATTTAGGATGGGGTTCTGATGGCAAGGCAATTATAGCAATACTGGGTCACAGAAATGTTCATCAGAGACAGGAAATCAGAAGGGCTTATGAAGAGATCTACCAAGAGAATCTCATCAAACGCCTTGAGTCAGAGATTTCTGGTGATTTTGAGGTATCATAAGAACACTATCTCATATGACTTTATTGGTTGGATTTTGATACACCATGTACTTTGTTTATTCTTACATTATGATGAATTGTGTTCATAAATCAGAGAGCTGTGTATCGTTGGATGTTGGAGCCTGCAGATCGTGATGCTGTTTTGATGAATGTAGCAATAAAAAATGGTCCAAAAGAGTATAATGTGATCGCAGAGATTGCTAGTGTTCTTTCAGCCAAAGAACTCTTAGCTGTGAGGTGTGCTTACCATGATCGCTACAAACGTTCTTTGGAAGAAGATGTGGCAGCACACACCACTGGTCACCTTCGTCAGGCAAgtcattttcatcatacagaTAATTTATGAGTGTTgatttttttgaagttttgaatACTAATGGTAAAAGTTGTGATTGGTTTTGAGCAGCTTTTGGTTGGATTGGTGAGTTCATATAGGTATGAGGGTGATGAGATCAATGTAAAATTGGCACAGACTGAAGCTAATATTCTCCATGAATCAATCAAGGAGAAGAAAACCAACTATGAAGAAGTTACCAGAATTCTTACCACAAGAAGCAAAACTCAACTTGTTGCAACTTTCAACCGCTACAGAGATGAACATGGAATTTCCATCAGTAAGGTACTGATAAATGCAACACCCATTATATGTAACTCATTAATTTCTACACATGTAGAAAGAAATTATGTATCTGTATATAggaattatgaaataatattaaatgactTAAAATAAGATATTCTAACTCTATAGTTTTTTCTTTGCAGAAATTGGTGGATCAGTCATCTGATGATTTTGTGAAGGTATTGCACACAGTGATTCGTTGCGTCAATGACCATAAAAAGTACTATGAGAAGGTCAGGTTCTTGTTACTTCCCTAATGCAAGTGTGAAAACAcagcattaaaaaaaaaaactaacaaatacaTTATGGAATGACTAACCCTAAAGTTTTGTATTATGAATAGGTTTTGCGCAATGCAATAAAAAAGTTTGGAACTGATGAAGATGGGTTGACTCGTGTGATTGTAACAAGAGCTGAGAAAGATTTGAAGGACATCAAAGAGGTGTACTACAAGAGGAACAGTGTTCATCTTGAAGATGCTGTGTCAAAGGAAATCTCAGGAGACTACAAGAGGTTCATGCTCGCACTTCTGGGGAACCAAGACTAAAGAACTTGCCCTAATTAAGGGCATACCTAGAAATGAGTTTCTGATATGTTGCTTTCTGCTTCTGTTGTTTCATCATTATTAGGTTAGTTTCCCTTTAAGAGTTCTCTCTCTAGTTCAGTTTGTGTCTTGTTTAAGGGGCATATGTGTGCCTTTTGTTTGAGTTATGTGTTGGTACTTATTATGCTGTTTCCTTTGAGTTATGTTCTCTGTTACTTGATTTAATAAAAGCTTATTATCAAAGATTGAGTTcttcatattatatatagagagaCACACTCAAGGGACAGTAAAAaggtttttatattataaatcagattgaatattttaaattattatcatt carries:
- the LOC114171176 gene encoding annexin-like protein RJ4, translated to MRGNVHSHITHSQFQRVRKRFRVIPMATLVLHHQTSPAQDAEALHQAFKGWGSDGKAIIAILGHRNVHQRQEIRRAYEEIYQENLIKRLESEISGDFERAVYRWMLEPADRDAVLMNVAIKNGPKEYNVIAEIASVLSAKELLAVRCAYHDRYKRSLEEDVAAHTTGHLRQLLVGLVSSYRYEGDEINVKLAQTEANILHESIKEKKTNYEEVTRILTTRSKTQLVATFNRYRDEHGISISKKLVDQSSDDFVKVLHTVIRCVNDHKKYYEKVLRNAIKKFGTDEDGLTRVIVTRAEKDLKDIKEVYYKRNSVHLEDAVSKEISGDYKRFMLALLGNQD